The genomic DNA TCTGCACTTTGCTTTCGAATTAGCGCGCAAATACGACCGCTTAATTGATGTGCATTGTGATGAGATTGATGATGAACAATCGCGTTTTGTGGAAACCCTTGCTGCTCTAGCACACAAATACGAGATGGGCGATCGCGTAACAGCAAGCCATACAACGGCAATGCATTCATACAACGGTGCTTATGCGTCTCGCTTATTCCGTTTGCTAAAGATGTCGGGCATTAACTTTGTTGCCAACCCATTGGTGAACATTCACCTGCAAGGCCGCTTTGATGATTACCCGAAACGTCGTGGTATTACGCGCGTAAAAGAGATGCTAACGGCTGATATTAACGTCTGTTTTGGTCATGATGATGTATTCGACCCATGGTATCCGTTAGGCACTGCAAACATGCTACAAGTTCTGCATATGGGGCTGCATGTTTGTCAGGTAATGGGCTACGATCAGATTAACCAATCGTTAGATTTAATCAGTGTGAAATCGGCTCGTACGTTAAACATTCTGCCTGAATACGGTATTGAGCATGGCAAAGCGGCTAATTTGATTATCTTACCCGCTGAAAATGGCTTTGATGCGGTTCGCCGTCAGGTACCTGTGCGATTCTCTATTCGTGGCGGTCAGGTTATTGCTGAAACACAACCAGCAACAACCCACATTACATTAGATGAAAAAGAAGCGATTACTTTCCGTCGCTAATCGTTTGTAACGATTAACTATAAATGAACGCTAAAAGCCACTGTACATCAACTGTCAGTGGCTTTTCTTATCTACTCTAAATTACTTTCTATTGTCGCTTGCTATCTCGGCAATCTGACAGATTAACGCTTACCTCGCCTAACAAGCGCAAACATTCCCAGCAGTAATCCAATATACCAAGGCACTGACCCACCAGCACCATGGTCGATGAAATTACAGTTATTTGGCGATACCCCTTCTGCATTAGGATTGCATTTCTTATCACCATCTGGATTATTAGGATTATCTTTAATAAAGTCAGGCACAGTCACTGTGTTACTTGGTGGACCATTCACAAGGTAGCCCTGCACCCAGCCGAAATAGGTGCCTATCCGAGTGTAAAATGCCGGTCGGTTAATCGAACCACATAATGGTGAGCCACCAGGAACACCACTCATAATACCAAGTTGAATTGTTTTACCCGAAGCGTCTTTAACCGTCGCAGGGCCACCGCTATCCCCTTTACATACATCAGGGCCATATGGCGGCACATCTTCAGCTGCATCAACAGGTGGCGTACTTATTTTAGAGGGCAGCGAACAGATCTTCGTTAAATTAAACGGGCTATCAACGAGTGATGGTGCATCATCGCCACTTTCTAATCGCTCAAAACAAAGATTCATCGGTAAAAAAGCCACTTTTGCAGTTTGCAATGTATCAGCGGCAGAATCACTATTACCGTCGATTGCTGTCGTTCCCCAGCCAGTTACAGTGAGATTTTCTGGGCGATTCCCTTCATCCCACAGCTTGCCTAAGGAGGTATCAAAATCACTGGCTATTTGTGAATTAGCTAGCGTAATTGGTGTCAATTCTGGCGGGAAAGCACGATTAACCCGTAAGAGCGCAATATCGCTATCGAGAGCTAACGCTTTTACATCCGACTCAACTGAGCCATCCGGACGCAAACTGTTTACGATTTTAGATAATCGGGTGTATTTAGGGTGAACCACAACATGAGAGACCGAATAATAGTTACCGATTTGCGCATTTGATAAGGCAGTTTCACCAACAGTAATACTGATTTGATAAGGCTTAAGTACAAAAAAATCCGATTCAACAGAACCGTCAGTTCTCGCGTGTACCAGGCAGTGCGCCGCTGTTAATACCCAATGGCTATCAATGATGGTTCCGCCGCACATCGGGTGCTCATTACTCACACTTAACCGAAGTGATGCCATCCATGGGTTTTCGGCAATGCTTGTATCACTGCCATCAATGATTCGAGGGGCAACCTCAAACTCTTGTGCATAAGAAGGAAATGAAACACCAGCTATTCCTAGCCCGATAGCTAGACAAATTGTCTTTTGAAACATGATTTTCTCACTACTAACATCCTTTTATTAGCAGAATCTAATCATATTAGTTACAAGCTCTAATCATCATTCCACCTGCTTTGCGAGATAAATCATTAAATAGAGTACAAACTTTACAACCTGTTATTACTAATAGTTATGTTTGCCGAACTTTGCCAAAAAAAAACCGTACACAGTATGTACGGTTATCTTTAGTGAAAATCAACACATTGAAAACACGTTTATGGGCAAGCAACTGCCTCAATATTTACTTGATTCAATCCCTGAATGCCTAACTCTGTTGCCAACGTTGGAAAAAACTTAGCATTCTCGTAAGCAGATTTAATATCAGTAATGTCAATCTTGTACACTTTCAGGTTCAATTGCTTCATTTCAGTCGGTGTACAGCTTTTCCCATCTTCGAAACACACTGGGTTAGTGGTATCAATTTTTGCGCATGATGACGAATGTGTGCCAATGCCGTAATTATCTAAATCACTTTTTGTTCCATTCGGAAACACATCTGGCAAAATATTCGCAAAATGGCTATCTGTTACCGCATAAGTACCATCATCTAAGCCAGTAACACCTTCAACATTTATGCTCTCGACTGCAAATACTTTAGTTTTGCCTGATAGAGTGTCTTTGATTTCTTCTTCTGTGCAGCCAAATAGGGCTACTAAGCTGATAAGTACAATGGCCTTTTTCATGTTCATCCTTTTTGTATGTTTTAATTATGTTGGTTGCTTGCTACTAAATATCGGCTAATTATGCTGTTTCTTGATAGGTTCATCATCAATTAACTGCATTTTTTTACTTTTGAACCATTTATGCTTTACTAAACCGTATGTCGCTACAATATAATTGTGTGATATATGCCCATATGCCTTCCAAATTCACTAAATGGTGGCATAATACGGCCTCACAAAATCTACGGACAATTTCTAATGACTATTGAAAATATTCTAAAACAACGCAGCGAATCTAAGTGTGAGCTTTGTTCTTCAGACAGCAACCTAAGTGTTTATGAAGTACCAGCATCACCGGATCAAACTGCAGGTTGTTGTGTAATGGTTTGTGATACTTGTCGTGGACAAATCGAAGATGCAGATACTGTTGAAGCTAACCACTGGCGTTGTCTAAATGACAGCATGTGGAGCCAAACTCCAGCTGTTCAAATCGTGTCTTACCGCATGCTTAACCGTCTTGCGACATCAGAATCTTGGGCTCAAGACCTTAAAGATATGATGTACATGGAAGAAGATATGGTTGAATGGGCTGAAAAAGGTATCGCTCTTGAAGAGCTAGAATCTATTCAAACTGTTGATGTTAACGGTACACCGCTTCAAGCTGGCGATAACGTAACTGTGATCAAAGATCTTCCAGTTAAAGGTTCTAGCCTAGTAGTTAAACAAGGTACTGCGGTACGTGGCATTCGTATGAATGACAACCCACTTCACATCAGTGGTAAAGCTGCAGGCACGACTATGGTGCTTATCGCTGCTTACTGTAAAAAAATGTAATTCAA from Photobacterium sanguinicancri includes the following:
- a CDS encoding cytosine deaminase, with product MQQSEMLIKNVTIQGKEGLHQILIENGQFSNIAPADEAIAFDGYVLDGEGGMAMPPFCEPHVHLDTTQTAGEPSWNISGTLFEGIERWSERKALLSVEDVKTRAKQTLKWQIANGVQHVRTHVDVSDPTLIALKAMLEVKEEMKEWVDIQIVAFPQEGILSYPNGKELLEEAVKLGADVVGAIPHFEFTREYGIESLHFAFELARKYDRLIDVHCDEIDDEQSRFVETLAALAHKYEMGDRVTASHTTAMHSYNGAYASRLFRLLKMSGINFVANPLVNIHLQGRFDDYPKRRGITRVKEMLTADINVCFGHDDVFDPWYPLGTANMLQVLHMGLHVCQVMGYDQINQSLDLISVKSARTLNILPEYGIEHGKAANLIILPAENGFDAVRRQVPVRFSIRGGQVIAETQPATTHITLDEKEAITFRR
- a CDS encoding PhnA domain-containing protein translates to MTIENILKQRSESKCELCSSDSNLSVYEVPASPDQTAGCCVMVCDTCRGQIEDADTVEANHWRCLNDSMWSQTPAVQIVSYRMLNRLATSESWAQDLKDMMYMEEDMVEWAEKGIALEELESIQTVDVNGTPLQAGDNVTVIKDLPVKGSSLVVKQGTAVRGIRMNDNPLHISGKAAGTTMVLIAAYCKKM
- a CDS encoding S1 family peptidase; the encoded protein is MFQKTICLAIGLGIAGVSFPSYAQEFEVAPRIIDGSDTSIAENPWMASLRLSVSNEHPMCGGTIIDSHWVLTAAHCLVHARTDGSVESDFFVLKPYQISITVGETALSNAQIGNYYSVSHVVVHPKYTRLSKIVNSLRPDGSVESDVKALALDSDIALLRVNRAFPPELTPITLANSQIASDFDTSLGKLWDEGNRPENLTVTGWGTTAIDGNSDSAADTLQTAKVAFLPMNLCFERLESGDDAPSLVDSPFNLTKICSLPSKISTPPVDAAEDVPPYGPDVCKGDSGGPATVKDASGKTIQLGIMSGVPGGSPLCGSINRPAFYTRIGTYFGWVQGYLVNGPPSNTVTVPDFIKDNPNNPDGDKKCNPNAEGVSPNNCNFIDHGAGGSVPWYIGLLLGMFALVRRGKR